The Dictyoglomus sp. NZ13-RE01 genome segment ATCCCTAATGTTATTCTCATTAATAAAATAAATTTCTTTGGAGCTCTTCATACCCCATTGCTCAATTTCAAAGATTAATTTTTTTGCTTCCCTCTTTTTAGGATTATAAATAATACCTATTTTTTCAAAGTCTTTTTTAGGTTCCAGAGATTCCATGCCTCCTCTATAATCTTCTCATAATCAATCTCTTTTTTTACCCTTCCAAATAAGGCAGGATACTCAATATTTCCTTTTCCCTCCTTAGAAAGATAAAAAGTTATATTCTGAAGATAAAAATTCAATTTCTCAATCTCATATAACAACCTCTTAATAACCTCCTTATGAACCTCTAACTTTCTTACAATTCCCCCTTTACTGACCTCAGAGGGTCCTGCTTCAAATTGTGGTTTAATTAATGCTATTATCCTTCCATCCTCTTTTATTAATTCAGGCAAACGAGGGAAAATTTTTAGTATTGATATAAAAGATACATCAATAGTAATAAGGTCAAATTTTTCAGGAAAATCATCCTTTTTTAAATATCTTGCATTTACACCTTCCATTAAAATGACTCTTTGATCATTTCTTAATTTCTCATGCAAAAGACCCTTTCCTACATCAACCGCATATACTTTCTTTGCACCCTCTTGGAGTAAGCAATCAGTAAATCCACCTGTGCTTGCACCAATATCTAATACCACAAAGTCTTTTACAGATAAACTAAATTCATCTAAAGCCTTCTTAAGCTTGAATCCTCCTCTACTAACATAGGGCTGTTTTTCTTTTATATCAATTTTTACATCAAAAGGAAACTTTATATCAGGTTTAATTACTAACTTATCATCAATTAAAACAAGTCCTGCCATTATTGCTCTTTTTGCCTGTTCTCTACTCTCAAAAAAACCCCTCTTGACTAAAAGAACATCCAACCTTTCCTTCATTTTATTATTGATTTATGAAGTATGTGTTCTTTTAGAATCTTGGACATTTCCAAAGGGGTAAGTTTATATATTTCCTTTAATAGCTTAGCATCTCCTTGCTCCAAATACTTTTCAGGAAGAGCAAAAGGTATAATTCTTATTGGATAATTGTTTTTATGGGTCCATTCTGATATAGCCCCAAATAAGCCACCTGTTATAATATTCTCCTCAAAAGTAACAATTATACTATGTTCCCTAACTACATCTTCTAATAATTTCTCATCTAAAGGCTTAAGAAAGCGCATATTAATTACAGTAGGATTTAAACCATCTTCTCTTAAAATATCCGCTGTCTCTAAAGCAGGATACACCATAGAACCCAATGTACAAAAAGCTATGTCCTTTCCCCATCTTAATACTTCAGCCTTGCCTATATCTAAGTTTCTATATTGTTCATTCATAGGAACCCCAACAGCTTCGCCTTTTGGAAACCTTATAGCAATAGGACCATTATAATTTACCGCAGTGTAAAGCATTAATTTTAACTCCATCTCATCTTTTGGGGCCATAATCACCAAATTAGGAATTACTCTAAGATATGATAAGTCATATATTCCTTGATGGGTTGGTCCATCATCACTAACAATACCCGCCCTATCCAAAACAAAAACCACATGAAGCTTTTGAAGACAAATATCATGTATTATTTGATCATAAGCTCTCTGCAAAAAGGTGGAGTATATAGCTACTACAGGCTTAAAACCTGAAATAGCAAGACCCCCTGCAAAGGTTACTGCATGTTCTTCAGCAATTCCCACATCAAAAAATCTCTCGGGAAATTCCTTTGCAAAGTAAATAAGTCCTGTACCTTCCGGCATAGCTGCAGTAATTCCAATAATCTTATCATCTTTTTTGGCAAGTTCTACTAATGTCTTCCCAAACACTTCAGTATAAGTTGGTTTCTTTTTTATACTATCACTTTTTGAAACCACACTATGATATTTTGAAGGATGTGCTTCTGCCTCACTATGTCCGCTTCCTTTCTTAGTGAGCACATGCACTAATACAGGAGTATTAAAATTTCTTTTTATACCTTTTAATAAAGAAATTAGAAGAGGAAGATCATGCCCATCAAAGGGACCAAAATATTTGAAACCTAAGTCTTCAAAAATAGGATTTACCATAAGAAAATTCTTTATTGCCCTTTCAAGTTTTAAATCTAAATCTAATACAAATCTACCTAAGGATGTCGCCTTTAAAATGTTTTGTGTGGTTTGCTTAAACAACCTAAACAACGGATAATTTCTGAGTTTTGATAGGTATAAAGCTAAAGCACCTACATTTGGGGAAATTGAATGTTCATTATCATTTAAAATCACAATCAAATCTGTTTTTAAATAGCCAATTTGGTTCAAAGCCTCCCATGCCATTCCACATGTCAAAGCGCCATCTCCGATAACAGCCACAACCTTATAATCTTCTCCTTTTATATCTCGAGCCTTTGCAATACCTAAAGCAGATGATAGAGAAGTGCCAGCGTGTCCAACAGCAAAAGTATCATACTCACTTTCCCAAGGAGCAATGTATCCACTAATACCTCCATATTTTCTTATAGTATGAAAGTTTTTGGCTCTTCCTGTTATAAGCTTGTGAGTATAACATTGATGGCCTACATCCCATACAATTTTATCCTTTGGAGTATCAAACACGTAATGGAGTGCAAGAGTAAGTTCAACTGCTCCAAGATTTGAAGCTAAATGCCCTCCATTTTTTTCAATTGTATTAATAATAACTTCTCTAATTTCAGAAGAGAGTAATTTTAGCTCATCAATAGAGAGTTTTTTTAAATCATTAGGGTTATTAATCTTTTCTAATAGCATATTCTTTATCTTTTATCTCTAATACCCTATTCCAATTTCTTAAAATGTTTCTTAAAACACCATTCACAAACTTACTTGCAGACTCTCCTACATATTTTTTTGTAAGCTCTACAGCCTCATTCACCGATACACCTACAGGAATATCTGGGAAGGTTAAGATTTCACAAATTGCAATTCTTAGAGCATTTCTCTCAATTGTCCCTAACCTTTCCAAACTCCATCCTTTTGCAAATTCTTCTATGATCCTATCTGCAAGATCTCTATACTTATTACATCCTTCCCACAATTTATAAGCAAAAACTTGTGCCTGAGGGGAGAACTCTTTAAATTCCACCTCTATTTCCTGCCCCATGTCTTGTTGAAAAAGATAAGTAAGAATCTTCTCTCTACATCTTGTTCTTTCTCTACTCATTTATTCCCTTCCTATATTAAAGATTTCTTTTATTTTCTCTAAAAACTCATAAAAATTTACTTTCTTATCTATTATACTACCAAATAAATAGCCAATTAAAGCAAATAATAACCAAAAAATAGTTTTCCAAAATCCAATAGTTAAGAAAGATATGGCTAATATTATTCCTAAAATTGTGAATACAATACGTCCTTTGTATTCTTGCCAATTCATTGCTTAGCCCTCTTTACCGGAATAATGACATCTTCTATAATTACCTCTATTTTATCTAAATTGATACCTAAAACATTCTCAAAATATACCTTAATTCTCTGCTGAAGCTCATTAACTATTCTATTTACATCAACACCTACTGGAATTTTTATTCTTAGAGATAAATACATCTTGTCTCTAACAATTTTAATGTCAGGTTTAATCTCTTGAATCTCATTAAAGTATTGAGCAATATCTTTTATAGAATTTCTAATACCTTGAATAGATATTCTAACTTCCCCTAAGCCCGATGTGCTTCCAATATTTAAAGTAGAATGTTCTCTATAAATTAATGCAGAAACAAAGGTTATAAAACCGACTATAAAGAATATTATCAAAAAGACTAAAGAAAGTATAAGCCCTCCTTTAGTACACCAGCTCACAAAATTGAGTATTGGATTCCATTCTAAAAGAGCTAATATTGATATCAAAGAAAGAAGAGTTAGAGAAAAACCTAAAAAGATAAACAAAAACCTCTGATACCAGTTCTTCACTTTTTATCCTCCTTTTTCTTTTTATCTCCAAGATAGATACCTTTAATTATAACATTTACTTCCTGAACGTTAAGTCCAGTCATGCTTTCTACTACTTCTTTAACATGGCTCTGTACATCCTTTGAAACCTCAGGAAAAGAATAATTAGGCAGGATATAAATAGGAACTAAGATAAAAACATCTTTTTCTTTTATTTCTACCTTAATTCCTCTCCCTATTGGAATTCCAGATACAAGTCTTTCAAAAGTGGATGGTAAATTTTCCCCTACCCGTGATACCCCTTTTACTTCTTGAGCTGCGATCCCAGCAATAATAGAAATAACTTCCTTTGAAATCTTAACTTTTCCATAGGATAATTCCTCTTTCATAATTTATCCTTCACTCCTCTACTAATATTCTTCTCTGTAAGAAATCTGTAGAAAATTGCCCTTTAATAAAGAAGTTATTATCTAATATTTTCAAGTGTAAAGGAATAGTAGTTTTAACTCCTGAAATAACAAACTCTTTTAGAGCCCTTTTCATTCTTTGAATTGCCTCATTTCTATCTCTACCCCATACAATAACTTTAGCAAGCAGTGAATCATAAAAAGGAGGTATTGTATAACCTTCATATAGATGTGAATCAATTCTAACAAAAGGACCACCAGGAGGAATATATTTTGTTATAGTACCTGTTGATGGTGCGAAATCATCAAAAGGATCCTCCGCATTTATTCTACATTCTATGGTATGCCCTCTAATGACAACATCTTTAAAGTTTATTTTTTCTCCTGCGGAGATTAATATTTGCCATTTTACTAAATCAATACCTGTTGCCATCTCTGTTACTGTATGTTCTACTTGAATTCTTGTGTTTACTTCCATA includes the following:
- a CDS encoding TlyA family rRNA (cytidine-2'-O)-methyltransferase produces the protein MKERLDVLLVKRGFFESREQAKRAIMAGLVLIDDKLVIKPDIKFPFDVKIDIKEKQPYVSRGGFKLKKALDEFSLSVKDFVVLDIGASTGGFTDCLLQEGAKKVYAVDVGKGLLHEKLRNDQRVILMEGVNARYLKKDDFPEKFDLITIDVSFISILKIFPRLPELIKEDGRIIALIKPQFEAGPSEVSKGGIVRKLEVHKEVIKRLLYEIEKLNFYLQNITFYLSKEGKGNIEYPALFGRVKKEIDYEKIIEEAWNLWNLKKTLKK
- the dxs gene encoding 1-deoxy-D-xylulose-5-phosphate synthase, whose amino-acid sequence is MLLEKINNPNDLKKLSIDELKLLSSEIREVIINTIEKNGGHLASNLGAVELTLALHYVFDTPKDKIVWDVGHQCYTHKLITGRAKNFHTIRKYGGISGYIAPWESEYDTFAVGHAGTSLSSALGIAKARDIKGEDYKVVAVIGDGALTCGMAWEALNQIGYLKTDLIVILNDNEHSISPNVGALALYLSKLRNYPLFRLFKQTTQNILKATSLGRFVLDLDLKLERAIKNFLMVNPIFEDLGFKYFGPFDGHDLPLLISLLKGIKRNFNTPVLVHVLTKKGSGHSEAEAHPSKYHSVVSKSDSIKKKPTYTEVFGKTLVELAKKDDKIIGITAAMPEGTGLIYFAKEFPERFFDVGIAEEHAVTFAGGLAISGFKPVVAIYSTFLQRAYDQIIHDICLQKLHVVFVLDRAGIVSDDGPTHQGIYDLSYLRVIPNLVIMAPKDEMELKLMLYTAVNYNGPIAIRFPKGEAVGVPMNEQYRNLDIGKAEVLRWGKDIAFCTLGSMVYPALETADILREDGLNPTVINMRFLKPLDEKLLEDVVREHSIIVTFEENIITGGLFGAISEWTHKNNYPIRIIPFALPEKYLEQGDAKLLKEIYKLTPLEMSKILKEHILHKSIIK
- the nusB gene encoding transcription antitermination factor NusB, with amino-acid sequence MSRERTRCREKILTYLFQQDMGQEIEVEFKEFSPQAQVFAYKLWEGCNKYRDLADRIIEEFAKGWSLERLGTIERNALRIAICEILTFPDIPVGVSVNEAVELTKKYVGESASKFVNGVLRNILRNWNRVLEIKDKEYAIRKD
- a CDS encoding alkaline shock response membrane anchor protein AmaP, which gives rise to MKNWYQRFLFIFLGFSLTLLSLISILALLEWNPILNFVSWCTKGGLILSLVFLIIFFIVGFITFVSALIYREHSTLNIGSTSGLGEVRISIQGIRNSIKDIAQYFNEIQEIKPDIKIVRDKMYLSLRIKIPVGVDVNRIVNELQQRIKVYFENVLGINLDKIEVIIEDVIIPVKRAKQ
- a CDS encoding Asp23/Gls24 family envelope stress response protein, which produces MKEELSYGKVKISKEVISIIAGIAAQEVKGVSRVGENLPSTFERLVSGIPIGRGIKVEIKEKDVFILVPIYILPNYSFPEVSKDVQSHVKEVVESMTGLNVQEVNVIIKGIYLGDKKKKEDKK